The Pithys albifrons albifrons isolate INPA30051 chromosome 13, PitAlb_v1, whole genome shotgun sequence genome has a segment encoding these proteins:
- the LOC139677801 gene encoding protein shisa-like-1 — translation MASARASVQNLHLCEGYVGPDGRSLPGFYCPRLTDPPGHRYCCQPRPRALKSCCSRLALEALTGVNLSSLASPELLRNPLALPFVGFYGLLVLLLMAIDLCHFYRTRRCHLGRLLPCARCPSRRPPGEHAARAQPFHGVPSVAPPSRSC, via the exons ATGGCGAGTGCCAGAG CCTCAGTGCAGAACCTGCACCTCTGCGAGGGCTATGTTGGCCCTGACGGCCGCTCCCTGCCCGGCTTCTACTGCCCGCGGCTGACTGACCCCCCTGGCCACCGCTACTGCTGCCAGCCCCGCCCGCGCGCCCTCAAGTCCTGCTGCTCCCGGCTGGCCCTGGAGGCCCTCACTGGGGTGaacctgtccagcctggccagcCCCGAACTCCTCcg GAATCCACTGGCCTTGCCCTTCGTGGGGTTTTACGGGCTCCTCGTCCTCCTGCTCATGGCCATTGACCTCTGCCACTTCTACCGGACCCGACGTTGTCACCTTGGCCGCCTGCTGCCCTGCGCCCGCTGCCCGTCCCGCAGACCCCCGGGGGAGCACGCGGCCCGTGCTCAGCCTTTCCACGGTGTCCCCAGCGTGGCACCGCCCAGCCGGAGCTGTTGA
- the UNC45A gene encoding protein unc-45 homolog A: MEEPVSAEQLRARGNALFQAGDPGAALAAYTEALSLSAAGPERAVLHRNRAACYLKLEDYAKAEADATKAIEADGRDVKALFRRSQALQQLGRLDQAVSDLQRCVSLEPRNKAFQEALHALGSRLHEKMKTMSCMDSKVEQMFQILLDPEEKDVEKKQKAAQNLIVLAREEAGAEKIFQSDGVRLLTQLLDTAKADLMLAALRTLVGLCSGHRSRTMAILAELGAPRLSAVLGVEHEQVSLAACNLLHVMFDSLKEGLQKDFRGKEDSVVLDSSRDLKLLIKHLLELLVLEGASAHGRDNALNLLIKVVPRKSPKETNNSMSLWVIDQGLKKILEVGSTVCGSPGSLSVTENSRMSASVLLSKLYEDLKCDAERENFHHLCEDYVRSWFEGHELPGKLRAIQTVSCLLQGPSDAGNRVLELEGIMDSVLSLCASVCEAHQLVAVEALIHAADKAKRASFITANGVSLLKEIYKHSERDSIRIRALVGLCKLGSAGGTDFSMKQFAEGSTMKLAKQCRKWLCNEAIDTGTRRWAVEGLAYLTFDADVKEEFVEDKAAMQAMFHLAKSEDRSVLYAVASTLVNCTNSYDHEEPDPQMLELAKYAKQHIPEQHPKDKPEFVKRRVRKLLTAGVVSALACVVKSENPALTNSCRELISRVFLALVEEAEDRGGVVAQGGGKALIPLSLEGTEVGQTKAAQALAKITITSNPEMAFPGERIYEVVRPLVSLLHLQRTGLENFEGLMALTNLAGISERLRQKILKERAVPMIEGYMFEEHELIRLAATECMCNMAMSKEVQELFLAEDSDRLKLMVLYSGEEDEKLRRAASGTLAMLTALHPAICKRIPQVTVHWLEILQALLLSPSAELQHRGAVVVMNMMAAAREVAEQLIASEMLEILSVLAKGKDKPRVAQAAQESLAQAVAYGLIKPNPGQA, encoded by the exons ATGGAGGAGCCG GTCTCGGCGGAGCAGCTCCGGGCTCGGGGCAACGCGCTGTTCCAGGCGGGGGACCCCGGCGCGGCCCTCGCTGCCTACACGGAGGCGCTGAGCCTGAGCGCGGCCGGGCCCGAGCGCGCCGTCCTGCACCGCAACCGGGCGGCCTGCTACCTCAAACTG GAGGATTATGCCAAGGCGGAGGCTGATGCGACCAAAG CCATCGAGGCTGATGGCCGGGATGTGAAGGCGCTGTTCCGCCGGAGCcaggccctgcagcagctgggccGCCTGGACCAGGCCGTCAGTGACCTGCAGCGCTGCGTGAGCCTGGAGCCCAGGAACAAGGCcttccaggaggccctgcatgccctgggcagcagatTGCACGAGAAG ATGAAGACCATGTCCTGCATGGACTCAAAGGTAGAGCAGATGTTCCAGATCTTGCTGGATCCTGAAGAAAAGGATGTGGAGAAGAAGCAGAAG gctgcgCAGAACCTGATCGTGCTGGCACGAGAggaggctggagcagagaaaATCTTCCAGAGTGACGGTGTGCGCCTGCTGACACAGCTGCTGGACACGGCCAAGGCTGACCTGATGCTGGCGGCCCTGCGCACGCTGGTGGGGCTGTGCTCTGGACACCGGTCACGG ACCATGGCCATCCTGGCGGAGCTGGGGGCCCCACGtctctcagcagtgctgggtgtggaGCATGAGCAGGTGTCCCTGGCTGCCTGCAACCTGCTGCACGTGATGTTTGATTCCCTGAAGGAGGGGCTGCAGAAAGACTTCCGTGGGAAGGAGGACTCCGTGGTGCTGG ATTCTTCTAGGGACCTGAAACTGCTGATCAAgcacctcctggagctgctggtgctggaagGTGCCTCAGCACATGGCCGGGACAATGCCCTCAACCTGCTTATCAAGGTGGTGCCCAGGAAGTCGCCGAAGGAGACCAACAACAGTATGAGCCTCTGGGTGATTGACCAGG GCCTGAAGAAGATCCTGGAGGTGGGCAGCACTGTGTGTGGCAGCCCGGGCAGCCTATCCGTGACGGAAAATAGCCGGATGAGTGCTTCCGTCCTGCTGAGCAAACTGTATGAGGACCTGAAGTGTGATGCTGAGAGGGAAAACTTCCACCACCTGTGTGAGGACTATGTGAG GAGCTGGTTTGAGGGGCACGAACTGCCAGGGAAGCTGCGGGCCATCCAGACGGTGTCATGCCTGCTGCAGGGCCCCTCGGACGCAGGCAACagggtgctggagctggagggcaTCATGGACAGCGTGctgtccctctgtgcctccGTCTGCGAGGCCCACCAGCTGGTGGCGGTGGAGGCGCTGATCCACGCGGCTGACAAGGCCAAGCGCGCCTCCTTCATCACGGCCAACGGTGTCAGCCTGCTCAAGGAGATCTACAAGCACAGTGAGAGGGACAGCATCCGCATCCGCGCGCTCGTG GGGCTCTGCAAGCTGGGATCTGCTGGTGGCACAGACTTCAGCATGAAGCAGTTTGCTGAGGGCTCCACCATGAAGCTGGCCAAGCAGTGCCGCaa GTGGCTCTGCAATGAGGCAATCGACACAGGCACACGGCGCTGGGCTGTGGAGGGCCTGGCCTACCTCACCTTCGATGCAGATGTCAAGGAAGAGTTTGTAGAGGACAAGGCAGCAATGCAGGCCATGTTCCACCTGGCCAAG TCGGAGGACAGGAGTGTGCTCTATGCTGTTGCTTCCACACTGGTGAACTGCACTAACAGCTATGACCATGAGGAGCCAGACCCACAGATGCTGGAGCTGGCCAAGTATGCcaagcagcacatcccagagcagcaccccAAG GACAAGCCAGAGTTTGTGAAGCGGCGGGTGCGGAAGCTGCTGACGGCTGGCGTGGTGTCAGCTCTGGCCTGCGTGGTGAAGAGTGAGAACCCGGCGCTCACCAACTCATGTCGGGAGCTCATCTCCAG AGTGTTTCTGGCACTggtggaggaggcagaggaccGAGGTGGTGTGGTTGCGCAGGGAGGAGGCAAG GCTCTGAtcccactgtccctggaggGCACTGAGGTGGGGCAGACCAAGGCAGCACAGGCCCTGGCAAAGATTACTATCACCTCCAACCCAGAGATGGCATTCCCTGGGGAGCGG ATCTATGAGGTGGTGCGACCCCTGGTCAGCCTTCTGCACCTGCAGCGCACGGGCCTCGAGAATTTTGAGGGGCTGATGGCCTTGACCAACCTGGCTGGCATCAGTGAGAGGCTGCG GCAGAAGATCCTGAAGGAGCGGGCTGTGCCCATGATCGAGGGGTACATGTTTGAGGAGCACGAGCTGATCCGGCTGGCTGCGACTGAGTGCATGTGCAACATGGCCATGAGCAAGGAg GTGCAGGAGCTGTTCCTGGCTGAGGACAGTGACCGGCTGAAGCTGATGGTCCTGTACAGTGGGGAGGAAGATGAGAAGCTGCGTCGGGCAGCCTCAGGGACCCTGGCAATGCTCACTGCCCTGCATCCTGCCATCTGCAAGCGCATCCCCCAGGTG ACAGTGCACTGGCTGGAGATCCTGCAGGCcctgctgctgagccccagcGCTGAGCTGCAGCACCGCGGCGCCGTGGTGGTGATGAACATGATGGCGGCCGCACGCGAGGTGGCCGAGCAGCTCATCGCCAGCGAGATGCTGGAGATCCTCTCGGTGCTGGCCAAGGGCAAGGACAAGCCGCGAGTGGCCCAGGCAGCCCAGgagagcctggcacaggctgtggcCTACGGCCTGATCAAGCCCAACCCCGGCCAGGCCTGA